One Cervus canadensis isolate Bull #8, Minnesota chromosome 1, ASM1932006v1, whole genome shotgun sequence genomic window carries:
- the LOC122437422 gene encoding LOW QUALITY PROTEIN: mRNA turnover protein 4 homolog (The sequence of the model RefSeq protein was modified relative to this genomic sequence to represent the inferred CDS: inserted 1 base in 1 codon; substituted 1 base at 1 genomic stop codon), with protein MPKSKGNRKVFLTKTAKKGLELKQNLTEELRKCVDTYKYLFIFSMANMRKNKLKDIHSAWKHSLMFFGKNKVMMVDLGQGPSDECKENLHQVSRKLRSEIGLLFTSDTEKEVNEWFMKYTEMHYTXGGNKAAFXDLGLLEQLPDSMEPHLRQLSLPSAPNKGVVNLLSDHKVCKEDDVLTPEQAHILKLLGYCIAELKVIIKYMQDMPSRRFLQMGDSLSQLEEVSDDS; from the exons ATGCCCAAATCCAAGGGCAACAGGAAAGTCTTCCTAACCAAAACTGCCAAGAAAGGCTTGGAACTGAAACAGAACTTGACAGAAGAGCTTAGGAAATGTGTGGACACATACAAGTACCTCTTCATCTTCTCCATGGCTAACATGAGGAAGAACAAGCTGAAGGACATCCACAGTGCCTGGAAGCACAGTCTAATGTTTTTTGGCAAAAACAAAGTGATGATGGTGGACTTGGGTCAAGGCCCATCTGATGAGTGCAAAGAAAATCTGCATCAGGTCAGCAGAAAGTTGAGGAGTGAGATTGGTCTTCTTTTTACCAGTGACACTGAGAAGGAAGTGAATGAGTGGTTCATGAAATACACAGAAATGCACTACACCTGAGGTGGGAACAAAGCTGCTT TGGACCTGGGACTCCTGGAGCAGTTACCAGATTCCATGGAGCCACACCTGAGGCAGCTGAGTCTGCCCTCGGCTCCAAATAAAGGTGTGGTGAACCTGCTGTCTGACCACAAGGTGTGCAAAGAAGATGATGTGCTGACTCCAGAGCAGGCCCACATACTGAAGCTTTTGGGGTATTGCATAGCTGAACTCAAGGTGATCATCAAATACATGCAGGACATGCCTTCCAGAAGGTTCCTACAGATGGGAGATAGCCTTTCACAGTTAGAGGAAGTCAGTGATGACAGCTGA